Below is a genomic region from Echinicola rosea.
TTGTAATAATCCATGGGAAGTAGGTCAATGGCGATATTAAGGTCTGAGTATAGTTGCGCCATACAGTCATCGAAAGTGGCTCTGGGCATATTAAAATCGGAATCCACCGATTGGGGCTCCAAAAATATGGGAACGCCCAAAAGCTCTCCTCCGGCCATTCCTCCATGTGCCTGCAACAGGTAATACATAAAGAGTGCCCTCAATGCGTAGGTTTCGCCCGTCAATCGGTCCAAAAACATTTGATTTACTTGTGGATTGGAGGCATACTCGGTATTCCCCACTTCGGTCAGCATTTCATTAAGGTATTGGATGGAGGAATTGGCGGCATTCCACCTGTCCACCGGATTAAAATTCGACGCCCATTGTCCTGTGGCCATGTTCAGGTAGGCATTGTCCAGGTCATTGCTGACCGCATCATCCGTGGCCATTTCGCTAAAATTGTAGCCATTGGTAGGAATCCTTAAATAAGCATTCAATAATAAGCCTTGTACCATTCCTGGTCTTTCCCGGATCATATCCTTACTTTGGATGTTTTCTATTGCAGGATCAATCAGGTCACTACAACTGGTGGTCAACACCAAGGCCATAATGGCGAGTTTTATGTTCATCTTTATCTTCATGGTTCTTTTTGGGTCTGGTTAAAACTTCGCTTTGATACCAACATTATAAAACCTGGTCTGAGGGGCACTGCCAATATTCATCTCGAGAATTTCCCTGTTGGGTGAAATGGTCAGTAGGTTGGCGCCATTGGCGTAAATGTCCAGTCCTTTCAGGAACCGCTCACCAAACATGTTGCTTGGGAAGGTATAGGAAAGCTGGACCCGAGAAAGGTCAAACCTGTTGGTGCTGTACATCCAGAAATCCGAATTCCGGAAATTATTGGCTCCATTCAAGGTGGTCAGTCGTGGATAGGTGGCCATGTCCTTGGTGGACTCTGTCCATCGTCCCCTGACCACTTCGGAATACTTGTCATCCCCATTTACCCAGAAGTAATTATTGGTTTTCATGGCATATGCACCTGTGCGGGCAGTACCCAGCGCAAAGAAGGTAAAGTTTTTATAGCTGGCAGTGATGTTTACCCCCATGGTCAGGGGAGCTCCGGACCAACCGCCTCGGCCGAGATAAACCTCGTCCTGGGCATTGATGACCCCATCTCCGTTTTGGTCTTTGTATTTGATGTCCCCGGGCATGACTTCTCCGAATGCCTGCTGGGGACTGTTTTCGATGTCATCAATCCCGGAGAAAAAGCCCAAGCTCTCCAAGCCCCAAAGTCCATCCAACGGTTTTCCGACACGGCTTTGGTAATCAAACTCGAAATTTTCCGATCTCCTGCTGGCCTTGGTGGTATAATAGATACCCGAGAATCCCAGGCTCCAATCGACCTGCCCGATCCGTTTGTTCAGGTTCAGCTGGAAGTCAGCTCCTGTGCGCTGGTCGTTGTTGTAATTGATATAGGGGATCCAAGAGGATATCGGCCACCCTGTGTTGAAATAATTTGGATAAATATTATTGTTCTGGACAAACAAACCGGTCATTTTACTGGTAAAAAAGGAACCGTTCAGCGTAATCAACTTATCAAATAGCGAAGCGTCCAGCTCCACACTGATCTCTTCCCGCTTTGGCATGGCCAATTCCAGGTTTTCGCCTCTCCTAACGTCAGTAGCAGTATTGCTAAGGCCGTCCTTCCATTCGTACCAAGAACCCTCATCGGTATAGATCCCCTCATACAAGTAATACTCCTCAATATCCAAGTCGGTATGAAGAATCCCGCCAGAAATAGACAACCTAAGATTGTCCACTACACTGGATGAAGCCAAGAAATCCTCTTCACTGAGCCGCCAGCCAAGGGAAACCGTAGGAGAAAAGGCATTCCGATTGCCCGGTGCCAACTTGGCACTGCGTACCATGGCACCGCTAAAGTCCAAGTAGTATTTCCCCTTATAGTTATAACTTCCATAAAGTCCTAGATTTGCGTTACTTGCCTTATGGTAAATTGCGGATTCAGCTGTTTGGAACCCATTGGCAATGAGCATCGCAGAAATGTTATGCCAATTGTCGATGACTTTTTGATAGTTCAATTGGCCTGAAAAGGAAAGTGTCTGCCTGAACCAGCTGTTATCGATATTTTGGGTTTTGGAACTGGCATCCTGCCCGTACTTGGTAAGGCTGGCGATTTCATCCATCCCGTTGAAATTTGTCCAACTGGGTTGGTACACCGCGTAATCATTGTTAAAAGACAGGTTATAGGAAGTGGCATAATCCAGTCCGAACAGGGAGTTAAAACTCAAGCCTTCCAATACATTGCTCAAATCCGCATCCACTCCGGCATTGAATTGAAACTGTCTGCTGGTATACTTGGACGAACCTCCGGCATAGCTGCCCGCGATGGGATTGGTCTGGTCCAGCTGCGTACCGCCTAGCAAGTATTTACCATCGATCAGGTGCTGGCTGTTTTGCACATAGTTTTGCGAAGTCTCATCATCTGGCGAAAGCATATCCACTGGGATCAGCGGAGCGAAACGGTATGGCCTCAAGGTGGTGGAACCGCCCCAATAATCCGCATTGATGCCCTTACCATTATAAAAGATCGCCGCGGCATCCACTTTTGCGGAAATGTAGTCGTTCAGGTTGATGTCCACATTTCCACGTACATTTAACCGTTCGTTGCCATTTTCAGCAGCCTGCCCAAAATCCAGCACGGAACCCTCTGTCCAAAAACCCAGGTTGGTATAGTACCTTGCCTTTTCATTGCCGCCTGAAATCTCCATGGTGGCATCGTAGCGGGTATAGGCTTTTTGTAGGTAATCGTCTGAATAATAATCCACATTGGGATAGCGGTAGGGATTTCTTCCTGAAGAATAATTATAGATATCCTCTTCGGTATATAAGGGACTCAGGCCGTCATTCGACCGGGCTTCGTTGTATAAGGCCATGTATTCTCCAGATCCCAGGTATTTTGGATAGCTTTTGGGCATATTTACCCCGGCATTGGTCCGCACATCTATGGTTTGGGTATTGGCCACTCCCCTTTTGGTGGTCACCAGCAGTACCCCTTTGGCACCACGGCTTCCGTAAAGTGCAATAGCATTGACGCCTTTCAGAAAAGTCATCTGGGCGATTTCGGTGGGCATTACACTGCCAAGGTCACGCGGTACGCCATCCACCAATGTCAGATAGCTGTTGTTTCCCCATAGGTTACCGTTATAGCCTCCCACATAGGCTTCCATGCCGTCCAAGGGATAGGTAATGTAATTTTCATTCAGAACATTGGGCATGTTCACGTATGAAATACCCCCCATAAGGTCACGCTTATCTTTGGTCTGAAACGCGACCAACACTTCCTCCCCCTCTAAGTATGGAAACATAACGATCTCTTCCAGCTCGGAATGAGCCTGAAGGATCTTGGTTTCATAACCTGGGGCCTCTACGGCAAGGTAAGCATTGGAAGTTACCTCCAGCTTTACGCTTCCCAGACTATCGGATACCGCTGAATAATCATCCTGGTCACTGGTGATAATGGCACCAGTGATCGGATCTCCGGAACTGGCCCTCACGATGGGGGCGATATTTATTTTCATTGTACCCTGGGCCATTAGGTGCAGTGGAAGCAACACCAAACAGATACAGCATACAAAACCTGCTTTTATATATTTCATCATCTTAATTCATTAGGTTTTACAAGACAAAAAACAGCTTCCCTTACCATCCCGGATTCTGTGGGAATTCAGGGTATAGGCTCACATCGGATAGTTTAAGCGGCAACCAATAATGCTTGTTGGTAAAAATCCGCTCGATGATGACCTCTTCCCTCATGTTCACTATGCGGTTTTCGGTTGGATCCTCGGTATTGAAATCCCCTGCCCGGTCAAACTCAAATGAAGTTTTGATGGTATAGGGCTCTTCAATCAACAACATCCACCTGCGCAGGTCATTGAACCGGTGCCTTTCGAAAGCCAGCTCCACGGCTCTTTCCCTTCTCAGTTCGGGAAGAAAATCGGCAACCGACCCCAAAAAATTCTCGTGGACACCGACCATTCCGGCACGCTCACGAATCACATTTACTGCCTCCACAGGAGTTTTGGCAAAGCTGGAAGAAGTCGCCCCAGTGGAATTATACCCCATTAAAGTGGCCTCTGCATACATCAGGTAGATGTCGGCTAGGCGCATGTAAGGCACATTGATGTTCAAGGAGTTTCCCCAATCAAACGCCCTGTCGTATTTATTGGCAGTCAAGGGTGAAAATTTCCTATTGAGGTACCCTGACCTACTTCCTGTTACCACATCCCGGTAGCTTCCTCCATCATAAAGGTTGGCATAGCGGTGTACCTCTTGATTTGCATCGGGAATGGCGCCTTGGATAACTTTTACCCCATCGTATACTATTACCTTATAAAAGCGTGGATCGCGTCCCTTCCAGGGATAGTTGGGGTCGTAACCGGATTCTGGATCTGCCTGAGTTACATCATCAGGAAGAGGAAGTCCATTGGCCATGCCAAAATTGTCATGAACATAATTAGCGGTAGGCACAAAATTCGTTTGGTCCCCCTCGTTGATCAACTGGGGAATATATTGTTTTGAAACCTGATAATTAGAAGAATTACCGGAATAGTACACTGCTCTGAATATGGCTTCAGTCCCCCCGGGCATCGCCCAGTTTTGTCCAGTGGTATAAAAGTTATCGTAATATTTATCAAAGGACATCAAGGAATACTGGGTTTCACCACTTTCCACCAATTGTAACAATTCTCCAAAAACCTCGGATGCCTTCTTACAATAATCCGCATGATAGCTTTGACT
It encodes:
- a CDS encoding RagB/SusD family nutrient uptake outer membrane protein; translation: MNKSIKSLFKGTVWIAAFLAISSCEDYLERAPESIISEEQAFQNFTNFQGYVEELYHCVPNFTLSNWVSSWNWGEDEIESTTGTFTFAYDVDRGNFWGWQNENGGGEGWLDDNGVNTGRDHHYQGLWPLAWYGIRKANMGLENLSLMTDATEEERNLIEGQLLFFRAWFHFSLIQYFGGLPYVDHVLPSDEQLALPRLSYHECADRVAQDLQRAADLLPIDWDDTTTGRRTLGKNQLRINKIMALGYLGKNYLWAGSPLMNSVSTGSQSYHADYCKKASEVFGELLQLVESGETQYSLMSFDKYYDNFYTTGQNWAMPGGTEAIFRAVYYSGNSSNYQVSKQYIPQLINEGDQTNFVPTANYVHDNFGMANGLPLPDDVTQADPESGYDPNYPWKGRDPRFYKVIVYDGVKVIQGAIPDANQEVHRYANLYDGGSYRDVVTGSRSGYLNRKFSPLTANKYDRAFDWGNSLNINVPYMRLADIYLMYAEATLMGYNSTGATSSSFAKTPVEAVNVIRERAGMVGVHENFLGSVADFLPELRRERAVELAFERHRFNDLRRWMLLIEEPYTIKTSFEFDRAGDFNTEDPTENRIVNMREEVIIERIFTNKHYWLPLKLSDVSLYPEFPQNPGW
- a CDS encoding SusC/RagA family TonB-linked outer membrane protein, which produces MMKYIKAGFVCCICLVLLPLHLMAQGTMKINIAPIVRASSGDPITGAIITSDQDDYSAVSDSLGSVKLEVTSNAYLAVEAPGYETKILQAHSELEEIVMFPYLEGEEVLVAFQTKDKRDLMGGISYVNMPNVLNENYITYPLDGMEAYVGGYNGNLWGNNSYLTLVDGVPRDLGSVMPTEIAQMTFLKGVNAIALYGSRGAKGVLLVTTKRGVANTQTIDVRTNAGVNMPKSYPKYLGSGEYMALYNEARSNDGLSPLYTEEDIYNYSSGRNPYRYPNVDYYSDDYLQKAYTRYDATMEISGGNEKARYYTNLGFWTEGSVLDFGQAAENGNERLNVRGNVDINLNDYISAKVDAAAIFYNGKGINADYWGGSTTLRPYRFAPLIPVDMLSPDDETSQNYVQNSQHLIDGKYLLGGTQLDQTNPIAGSYAGGSSKYTSRQFQFNAGVDADLSNVLEGLSFNSLFGLDYATSYNLSFNNDYAVYQPSWTNFNGMDEIASLTKYGQDASSKTQNIDNSWFRQTLSFSGQLNYQKVIDNWHNISAMLIANGFQTAESAIYHKASNANLGLYGSYNYKGKYYLDFSGAMVRSAKLAPGNRNAFSPTVSLGWRLSEEDFLASSSVVDNLRLSISGGILHTDLDIEEYYLYEGIYTDEGSWYEWKDGLSNTATDVRRGENLELAMPKREEISVELDASLFDKLITLNGSFFTSKMTGLFVQNNNIYPNYFNTGWPISSWIPYINYNNDQRTGADFQLNLNKRIGQVDWSLGFSGIYYTTKASRRSENFEFDYQSRVGKPLDGLWGLESLGFFSGIDDIENSPQQAFGEVMPGDIKYKDQNGDGVINAQDEVYLGRGGWSGAPLTMGVNITASYKNFTFFALGTARTGAYAMKTNNYFWVNGDDKYSEVVRGRWTESTKDMATYPRLTTLNGANNFRNSDFWMYSTNRFDLSRVQLSYTFPSNMFGERFLKGLDIYANGANLLTISPNREILEMNIGSAPQTRFYNVGIKAKF